A single genomic interval of Spinacia oleracea cultivar Varoflay chromosome 6, BTI_SOV_V1, whole genome shotgun sequence harbors:
- the LOC110785066 gene encoding phosphate transporter PHO1 homolog 10, with product MKFGKEYKQQMVAEWVEAYMDYNGLKRILREIRQSRAPKTPQTPLRVLQQRFSMYSPFRGSEIELRNQQSRGDIEDQVIKVSPLVGESNRTFYRTRLLFPSEEIGAEDEVNFFKKLDEELNKVNTFYRDKMDQVIKDAAELKKQMDAFIALRIKVQNPGTKESDPAVATKPLKATTQAQASSSSESETGGGKEISSLTNDGSDYLKVLNHVRINDTLQGPISVIRGILRDFKDKKLSFSKQELKQVEERLKTALTEFYQELRLLKNYSFMNLSAFAKIMKKYEKTTSRYAARSYMKIVDKSYLGSCDEATKLMENVEHIFIKHFFHANRREGMKPLRPIKRREKHRVTFLSGFFAGCTISLALAIILIMRARKIMERGQGSNYMENMFGLYSLFLYIVLHMLMYAGDIYFWKRCQINYPFIFNFKQGTEVGYREVFLLSTGLAVLALASFFANSNILIGLTMSENNNYAKLIPLLVLLVFVCISLCPFNIIYRSSRYFLIKCLFRCICAPFYEVTFPDFFLADQLTSQISAIRSIEFYICYYSRQDFPRGQAKCHEYGVYNAFYFIIAVIPYWIRCLQCVRRLVQERHSIHGYNAMKYLMAIVAVVIRTVYELKSGTPWLVMALITSAMAVAYNTYWDIVVDWGLLRRNSKNLFLRDRLLVSHKTVYYIAMVVNVLLRAAWLQLVLEFNVQGLQKTTISTTISCLEIVRRGIWNFFRLENEHLNNVGKFRAFRSVPLPFNYHNQNDADEDDNDNDKDD from the exons ATGAAGTTTGGAAAGGAATACAAGCAGCAAATGGTGGCCGAGTGGGTAGAAGCATACATGGATTACAATGGCTTAAAAAGGATATTGCGGGAAATCCGTCAGTCTAGAGCCCCTAAAACGCCACAAACACCATTAAGAGTCTTACAACAAAGGTTTTCTATGTACAGCCCCTTTAGAGGGTCAGAAATAGAGCTCAGAAATCAGCAAAGTAGAGGGGATATTGAGGACCAAGTGATTAAGGTTAGTCCTTTGGTAGGGGAGAGTAACAGGACATTCTACAGGACAAGACTCTTATTTCCGTCTGAAGAAATAGGTGCAGAAGATGAGGTTAACTTCTTTAAGAAACTTGATGAGGAGCTCAACAAAGTCAATACATTCTATCGAGATAAAATGGATCAAGTTATAAAAGATGCAGCTGAGTTGAAGAAGCAAATGGATGCTTTTATTGCATTGAGAATTAAGGTGCAAAACCCTGGTACTAAGGAGTCTGATCCAGCAGTTGCTACAAAGCCCTTAAAAGCCACCACTCAAG CTCAAGCATCCTCTTCAAGCGAAAGCGAAACTGGTGGTGGTAAGGAAATTTCAAGTCTGACTAATGATGGATCAGATTACTTGAAGGTTCTTAATCATGTCAGGATTAATGATACACTTCAAGGTCCAATATCAGTGATACGAGGTATTCTGCGGGATTTCAAGGACAAAAAGTTAAGTTTTAGCAAACAGGAGTTAAAACAAGTTGAAGAACGTCTGAAAACTGCCTTAACAGAATTTTACCAGGAACTTCGGCTTCTTAAAAACTATAG CTTTATGAACCTCTCAGCATTTGCCAAGATCATGAAAAAGTATGAGAAG ACCACCTCAAGGTATGCAGCTCGATCATACATGAAAATTGTGGACAAGTCTTACTTAGGAAGCTGTGACGAG GCTACCAAGCTCATGGAGAATGTAGAACACATATTCATCAAACATTTCTTTCATGCAAATCGAAGGGAAGGCATGAAGCCTCTGAGACCAataaaaagaagagaaaaacaCAGAGTAACCTTTCTTTCAG GTTTCTTTGCTGGTTGCACTATTTCACTTGCACTAGCCATTATTCTTATAATGCGAGCCAGGAAAATTATGGAGAGAGGACAAGGCTCCAATTATATGGAGAATATGTTTGGACTTTACAG CTTATTTCTGTATATAGTCCTACATATGCTCATGTATGCTGGAGATATATACTTTTGGAAGCGCTGTCAAATCAATTATCCATTTATATTCAATTTTAAGCAAGGAACTGAAGTGGGTTATCGAGAAGTGTTCCTTCTCAGCACCGGCCTTGCAGTTCTTGCTCTTGCTAGCTTCTTTGCAAATTCTAATATACTCATTGGCTTAACAATGAGTGAAAACAATAATTATGCAAAGTTGATCCCCTTACTAGTGCTTTTG GTGTTTGTTTGTATCTCCTTGTGCCCTTTCAACATCATATACCGTTCAAGCAGATATTTTCTGATCAAATGTCTATTTCGCTGCATTTGTGCTCCATTTTATGAG GTCACATTTCCGGACTTTTTCTTGGCAGACCAGCTAACCAGCCAG ATTTCGGCAATAAGGTCTATCGAGTTCTACATTTGCTACTATAGTCGACAAGATTTTCCTCGTGGGCAAGCCAAGTGCCACGAGTATGGAGTATACAAtgctttttattttataatagcaGTCATACCTTACTGGATCCGTTGTTTGCAG TGTGTTCGTAGATTGGTTCAAGAGAGACACTCTATACATGGATACAATGCAATGAAGTATCTTATGGCTATAGTTGCTGTTGTTATAAGAACAGTTTATGAACTCAAAAGCGGAACACCCTGGTTGGTGATGGCCCTAATAACTTCAGCTATGGCAGTGGCATATAATACATACTGGGATATTGTGGTTGACTGGGGGCTCCTACGCCGGAACTCCaagaacttgttcttgagggaCAGACTTTTAGTATCACATAAGACAGTATACTACATCGCTATG gtagttaatgttcttttaagaGCTGCCTGGCTGCAGCTTGTTCTAGAGTTTAATGTCCAAGGTCTGCAGAAAACAACAATTTCAACCACAATATCATGTCTGGAAATAGTTCGTCGTGGCATCTGGAATTTCTTTAG GTTGGAGAATGAGCACTTAAACAATGTTGGTAAATTCAGAGCTTTCAGATCCGTTCCATTGCCATTCAACTACCACAATCAAAATGATGCTGATGaggatgataatgataatgacaAGGACGATTAA